A stretch of DNA from Spirosoma endbachense:
AATTATAATTGGTACTGATGTAAGGTATCCTGAAGAAAGTCGGTGAGTTTCTGGACTAATGAATGAGGGGCTATAACTCGAACCGAATTGCCCAATCGAGCCAGTTCGAACACGAGCTCCTGGTTAATTATAATGCATAATCTTACCCGAAATTCGTCTTCAGTATCAACTAGAATATCCTCTTCCCGAAAGGGATAAAAGGGTTGTGCCCGAAAATGAAGGCCTTCTTTCCGGGTAAAGGATAGAATTACATCTTCAGCTGGGTCATCATATACGGCTACACCCAACGTTGGACGAAAATAAGCGTCTGCATCAAACAGAGGTGGGTCAAAGGATAGGGTGGTGGCCTTAACTGAGTCGGCAAGCACGCGGTCTAACCCAAATACCCGAAGTTGGGGCGGATCAAGTTCATACCCAATGATATACCATCGGTTACGGTGTTCTTTCATCAGATGTGGAAACACCGTACGTAGGCGAGGTGCAGGATCATCGTATTTCTGGTAGTCAAATTGAATTACCTGCCTGTTCATACAAGCAACCAGCAACGTGTCCAGCAATTCGTTTCCTCGTCCGGGCGATACGGATTCAAAAGCAATATACGCCTGCGAGGTAGTTGGCTGGCTAATTCGAAACCGAACAGCCTGCTCGATCTTTTCCACGGCTCCCCGCAAGTCGGCAAATACGGCTAAATCCCGAAACTGATTCAGGGTTGCTACGGCGTTTTTGAGCGCTGCCACATCCTGGCTGGTCAGGTCAATTTCGAC
This window harbors:
- a CDS encoding helix-turn-helix transcriptional regulator, with the translated sequence MPVSQSQRFQRINELLKRGAAIPTAELMRICGVAERTLKDDLTQMRDRYRAPIKYSRRLGGYHYYESFELKTVEIDLTSQDVAALKNAVATLNQFRDLAVFADLRGAVEKIEQAVRFRISQPTTSQAYIAFESVSPGRGNELLDTLLVACMNRQVIQFDYQKYDDPAPRLRTVFPHLMKEHRNRWYIIGYELDPPQLRVFGLDRVLADSVKATTLSFDPPLFDADAYFRPTLGVAVYDDPAEDVILSFTRKEGLHFRAQPFYPFREEDILVDTEDEFRVRLCIIINQELVFELARLGNSVRVIAPHSLVQKLTDFLQDTLHQYQL